A portion of the Bactrocera neohumeralis isolate Rockhampton chromosome 2, APGP_CSIRO_Bneo_wtdbg2-racon-allhic-juicebox.fasta_v2, whole genome shotgun sequence genome contains these proteins:
- the LOC126764448 gene encoding putative nuclease HARBI1: protein MADEVGLFYLMMKKREEEESYIRRRNLTVLRNKNDPFLYEENTFRKFFRFPKSLCWDLINQLKPYDQQQTSIPFELRFISVLYFLCNGSYQCCVGNAYFAVMSQPTISHSLKKSPDICKLVVEHKHGEVRFPNSVEEYNRIKTGFYSKFGIKGVIGAIDCTHVGIIAPALSSTVVPHDYMNRKGYYCINVEAVSIIFNN from the exons ATGGCTGATGAAGTTGGACTATTTTACCTTATGATGAAAAAACGAGAGGAGGAAGAGAG CTACATTCGCAGGCGCAATCTGACTGTTTTGCGAAACAAAAATGATCCGTTTTTATACGAAGAGAACACATTCAGGAAGTTCTTCCGATTTCCCAAATCTTTGTGCTGGGATCTCATTAATCAACTCAAGCCGTATGACCAACAGCAAACATCGATTCCATTTGAACTTCGA tttatttcagttttatattttttatgcaatggCTCATATCAGTGTTGCGTGGGAAATGCATATTTCGCGGTGATGAGCCAACCCACCATTTCCCATT ctcttaaaaaatcgcCCGATATTTGTAAATTGGTGGTGGAGCATAAACACGGCGAAGTGCGTTTTCCTAATTCTGTTGAAGAATACAATAGAATTAAGACTGG attttattcgaaatttggAATAAAGGGTGTAATTGGAGCAATTGATTGCACTCATGTTGGCATAATTGCACCTGCCTTGTCAAGCACAGTTGTACCGCATGATTATATGAACAGAAAGGGTTATTATTGCATTAATGTTGAAGCGGTAAGTATTATATTCAATAACTAA
- the LOC126764136 gene encoding uncharacterized protein LOC126764136 codes for MCSSLYLIIMEKEDHNKVLRTSKEQIECYLNFVRVHPEIKLHKNDPSRPKRMEELWAELSVQLNALKGPTRNPTKWRENLSHWKNQIRSRARKAKAHKLVTGGGPSLTSELSETEQRALETLGSIAVDGLADVPTIGTEEEVVFTAAPSPLNTTSDASNDCTPSSSRSKKMTTDEMFRNYMDLMEGKAEEERAFRIQTLDSINKQSESINNLAAAMVLLAQTIVKNTEDCTKK; via the exons ATGTGTTCATCcttatatttgataataatggaAAAGGAAG ATCATAATAAAGTGTTGCGCACCTCGAAGGAGCAAATAGAGTGCTATCTAAATTTTGTGCGGGTTCACCCGGAGATAAAGTTGCACAAAAACGACCCATCGCGGCCGAAAAGAATGGAGGAGCTTTGGGCGGAACTCTCCGTGCAATTAAATGCCCTAAAAGGGCCCACTCGGAACCCCACAAAATGGAGAGAG AATCTGAGCCATTGGAAAAACCAAATAAGGTCACGCGCAAGGAAAGCCAAGGCGCACAAGCTGGTGACAGGTGGCGGTCCCAGCTTAACAAGTGAGCTCTCTGAAACAGAGCAGAGAGCGTTAGAAACGTTAGGGTCAATTGCGGTTGATGGGTTGGCAGATGTACCAACCATTGGCACAGAG GAAGAAGTAGTTTTCACAGCTGCACCGTCACCTCTAAATACGACTTCGGATGCATCCAATGATTGCACTCCGTCATCGTCCCGTAGTAAAAAAATGACGACGGACGAAATGTTCCGAAATTATATGGATTTAATGGAAGGAAAAGCCGAGGAGGAGAGAGCTTTCCGTATTCAAACCTTAGATTCCATTAATAAACAATCGGAATCCATTAATAATTTAGCGGCAGCGATGGTATTGCTTGCTCAGACCATCGTAAAAAACACCGAAGattgtacaaaaaagtaa